The genomic window TGGCCGCGGGAACCTGTCACAGGGGTTTCTGGAAATGTCCAATGTCAGTGTCGTCGATGAGATGGTCAACATGATTGCCGCCCAGCGGGCTTATGAAATCAACAGCAAGGCGATTCAGACCTCGGATGACATGATGCAGATGGCCAACAATCTCAAGCGATAGGATCGGATGCTCATGAAATGGCCAAATCATTCTTTTCGCTATGATTTCGTTTGGATGCTTCCGGTGGTGTTTCTGATGGTTTGCGCCGTTGGGCCGGTGCTTGCTGGGGACATTTCGATCAGCGCAGCCAAAAATGTTGTCGTCAATCAATCGAGCATCACGCTCGGGGACATTGCCTCCGTTGTCGGAGACGATGCCGATCTGGTTCATCAAATCCAGCAGATTCCGCTCGGAAATGCGCCTGCTCTGGGTTTCGTACGAAACATGGAGAAATCCTATATCGATATCCGGCTCAGGCAGACACGGATCGACCCCAATCGGATCGCCCTGCTCCTTCCGGATACCATCGAGATCACCCGGAACAGTTTCGAGGTACCGAGAAGTGAAATTGAGCGGATCGCCCTGCAATATCTTCAGCCAAGACTCCCCTACGATCGGAACAAGACTCATGTTGCTTTCTCCGGTACGGCGGAAAAAGTGCTGTTGTCGGATGCCGATTTCACCACACAGGTTTCTTTGCCGGGCCGCTCGGATATGCTTGGGTCGGTGCCGCTGATGATGCAGTTTCTGGTGAAAGATCAGGTGGAAAAGAAAATCTGGGTTACAGCATCCGTGTCCGTGGAATCCCAGGTCGTGGTTGCCAAAAAGCCGATCAACAGACGACAGATCATTTCGGAGGATATGCTCGATCTGGTGGTTGGCGATCTGGCCAAGCTTCCGTCGAATGCACTGAAGGATATGGATGACGTTGTCGGAAAACGGGCGCTGCGGCTGATCAATACGAATGAAGTCCTGCGCATCGATCTGGTCGAGATGCCGCCGGTTGTGAAGCGCAACGACATCGTTACCCTCCTGGCGGAAAAGGGGATGCTCCGGATCACGGCCAAAGGAGAAGTCAGGGAAAACGGCCGTCGCGGGGAGCGGATTCGGGTGATCAATCTCGATTCCAACAAGGAGATTTATGCGCGGGTCATCGATGCGAATACGGTCCGGGTCGAGTTCTGAAAATGGATCGGGGAGGAAATGACATGAAACGATTATGGAAAATGAGGATGCGGCGTGATTCGATGCTGTTGTGTTCGATCGTATTGAGCGCTGTTGTACTTGGCGGATGTGCGGAAACGAGGAAGAAAGCCCATCTGGAGATCTCCTCTCCACCCGCGTATGCCGTGCAACCCGTGCAGCAGCAGCCATCGGAAGACGGATCTTTCTGGACGGACAATGCCGCGCTGAACAGCATGTTTGCAGATGCAAAAGCCAGGGGTGTCGGGGATATCGTTACCATCAAGATCGTGGAATCTTCCAAGGCAAGCAACAGCGCGAGCACCAGCACCGGCAAGAACACGTCCCTGACCCTTGGAATCGACAAATTTCTTGGACTCGAAAATGGCTATCCCAAGACAGGTTCCACCTTCAATCCATTTTCGAGAATTGAAGGGGCGATGAAGAACAGTTTCGACGGAAAAGGGGATACGTCGCGAAAAGGCGACTTGTCGGCATACATGACGGCAAAGGTGATCGACAAGATGCCCAACGGCAATCTGGTCATTGCAGGCTCCAGAGAAGTGCTGATCAACAATGAAAAGCAACTGATCATATTGACGGGGACCATTCGGGAACGGGACATCGCACCGGATAATGTGATCCAGTCGACATACATATCGGATGCCAAAATCATTTACACAGGCGTGGGCGATGTGGATGACACGCAGCGACAGGGATGGCTGGCCCGCTTCCTGAATGTCGTTTCGCCGTTCTGAAGGATGAGGGGGCGTGGATGATGATTTCAAGCACATTCTTGAACAGATCTGATTGCGGATCGGAGAGGGCGGGTAGATCGCCTGCTATCGGCGCATTGCTGATGGGGATCATGCTCCTTGCCGCTTCGGTGGTTCATGCAGCGCGTATCAAAGACATTGCCGACATTCAGGGCGTGAGACCCAATCAACTGGTTGGATACGGACTGGTGGTCGGGCTCAATGGAACCGGAGACGGCAACAAGACCATTTTCACGGTCCAGTCCCTGGTCAGCATGCTTGAAAAGATGGGTGTGACCTTGAACGCCAACGACATCAAGGTCAAGAACGTGGCTGCAGTCATGGTGACTGCCGAAATGCCGCCGTTTGCCCGCGCCGGGACACAGATCGACGTCGTGGTAAGCTCCATTGGAGATGCCAAAAATCTTCAGGGCGGGACATTGATTTTTACACCCCTGAAGGCGGCGAACGGAAAAATCTATGCCGTTGCCCAGGGGGCCATCAGCACGGGTGGATTTGCGGCCTCCGGTGCGGGAGGCAGCGTTCAGAAAAATTTTCCAACCGTAGGCCGTGTGCCGAGCGGTGCGACCATCGAAAAGGAAATGCAGGCGCATTTCAACGATCGGGACACCGTGCGTATCTCGTTGCGAAATCCGGATTTTACGACTGCGGGCCGGATGTCCGATGCCATCAATGCCGCTTTGCTGGAGCCAGTGGCCAAAATGTCCGATTCCGCAACGGTGGATATTCGGGTCCCGGGGAAATATCTTGACAATGTATCCGGTTTTGTCACCATGATCGAGAATATTCCCGTCACGCCGGATATGGTTTCCAAGGTTGTCGTGAACGAGCGAACCGGAACGGTGGTGATCGGAGAAAATGTCCGCATATCCACGGTTGCCATTGCGCACGGCAATCTGAGTATCTCCGTCAAGGAGGATGCAAAGGTGTCTCAGCCGATGCCCTTTTCAAATGGGCAGACGGTGGTCACGCCCGATACGAACGTGAATGTCAAGGAAGAAAAGGCGCCCATTTTCATGATGGAATCCGGCGCCACGATCGGGGACATTGTGCGGGCGCTGAATGCCCTTGGGGTGTCGCCGCGGGATTTGATTTCGATATTTCAGGCGCTGCAGGCTTCGGGTGCCCTTCAGGCAAAACTGGAGATCATGTAGAATGAACCCGATCGATACGCTTTCATTTCGCTCCGGCCCTGCTTATTCCGCCGCCGTTTCCGGGAATTCGGGGACAAGGCGTGCGGCTGCGGCATCCGGTGATGATCCGCAACGGCTTGACGATGTCTGCAAGGAAATGGAATCCCTGTTTCTGCAGCAATTGTTGAAAGAAATGCGCAATACCGTTCCGGAGAGCGGATTTTCAGAAACGGGCAGTGGGAGAAAAATGTTTACCGAGATGATGGACGAGGCCATGTCCAAGAAAATGGCGGAAAAAGGCATCGGACTTGCGGATGTTCTGGAAAGACAGTTGAGAATGAAGATGTGAATTCGAACGATGAGCGTTTTCGATCATCCCGTGTTTTTATCCGGGATCAGCATTTTTCGGATTCAAGTTTTTGGGTGAAGATGCCGATATAAGAATCAAAGCCTTCACCCTCAACGAATGAGGTTCACGATGATGAAGATTGTAGACAATACCACCCGACAAGCTCAAAACATGCGTATGGGGCCAAGAGATCTCAAGCCAGTGCAACCCGGATCGAGAGATCCTCAGGGAATCGGTGCGCTGGACGACCAGGGAGACAAGGTCATGCTCTCCGAATTGGCTGCCAGAATGCGGGGCGCCATGCAGACGATTCATGACATGCCCGAAGTCCGGGAAGATCGCATCGCGGTCCTCAAGTCAAGCATCCAGAATGGGACGTATCGCATCGATCCGGAAACTGTAGCGGCCAGAATATTCGATGAAGCCTTCTTCGCCACAGCGTAATGGAAGTATTCTCCACTGGTGGGAGAGATTACGCAAACCCATCGATTTTTCCGATGGTTGGGTGTTTTTTATTTGTCTGCAGCGTGATTTTCGTTTACAGTACGAGAGGAATCGCCCCGGGTGGGGGTGGAGGGTGAGATGATGAGCGCACTAAGCGATGCCTTTCTGGATTTGATGGAACATTTCGTGATGCAGTATCGCCTGCTGGCGGATTTGCTCCTTCAAGAAGAAAAGGCCATCATCACGTTTTCGATCGAGCGTTTCAACCGTGTTCGAGAGGAAAAGCAGGTTCAGATCGTACGAATTCAGGCGATCGACTCCAAAAGGCGGGTGATTATTCGGAAGATGGCTGCGGAACTGGGGCTTCCCCCGGCTAACCTGACACTGGAGAAAATGGCTTCCAAACTGGATCAGCCGGTTGCCGATCGTCTGCGGTGTCTCTCTGCGGATTTGAAAACCGTTCTGGATGTCGTTGCCGAACGCAATGCCAGAAACAACAATTTAATCGGACATTCCCTCTCCCTGATTCGTTCCTCCATCGATTTCCTCACCCATTTGATGATTCCTGCGCCGGTATATGGCCGAAACGGAGGAGTCGTTCCATCCATGGGAAGCGGGCTTCGCTTTCGAAGCGCCGCATGATCCGTCTCTTGATTCGATAAATGAACCATGAGAATGACGGGGGCGACCTCCGGAGATGAAAATCCGGATGGTGTTCCTGCCGATGTCTTGGTTCGTCATTCCGGCGAAATCCGGAAACCCGTTTTGCGACTGTCGCAGTGTGACTGGCTCTGGACATCGGCTTTCGCCAGGGTGACTGGTCTTGGGAATTTCGATTACGATTACGACAACGACAACGACAACGATAGCGACAACGATAGCGATTACGACAACGACAACGACAACGATTACGACAACGACAACGATAGCGATAGCGACAACGATACTTTCCTGCGTTGCGGAGAGAGATAGTTTTACGGTAATCATGGCGGTGTCGCCACCCCCGGAGATGAAAATGCCAAGGCAGACGATACGCCTACAAAATCAAAACGTTCCCATCCACCCCTTAACCCTTAAAACTTAACCCTTAACCCTTAAAACTTAAAACTTAAAACTTAGGCTATACCCAAGAAAGCGGACATATCATGGAAACCATTTTGAGATTTTTGGATCAGATCCTCGACGATCTCGATACGGTAAGTTTTTCGGACACGGATGGTTGGCAACGAATCCGAGACGGGCTCGATGCCGTCGGGGATCAGGTGCCGGTCTCTTTGTCCGGGTTGCAGCCTTTGTGTCGAGCCATGGTCCGGCTGTGCACGGCAATTGGTCAGGGAGGCATCGGCAATGCCTTTGCTGCAGTATCGGCTTTGGCAGCAGGGATTCATGTTCTGAAAACTTCCTGGAACAATGAACAGATTGAGAGCGGCGAAGTGGACGGTGCGCTCCAGGGTCTTCTTTCGGTTCTGGAAGGGAGCACTGAGGCCCATGCGGACAGCGAAGAGCTTGTAACCAGCCCCAAAACCATTACCACACTCGATGATGCGGCAGTCCAACTGATTCAAATCGATATGGCGGACAGGAGTGCCCTGGCCAATTGGATGCGGGATGTAGAGGCGATTTTCCATGAGACGAGCTTTCATCCGGGTGTGGCGAAACGGCTGAGCTCTGTTCTGCTGGAAGCCACCCGTCTTGTCGAGGATCACGCTGCGAACTGGGAAGAGGGCATGCGGCGTATCGGCACCTGGCTTGAAGAAGCGGTACAGATCGAAGATACCGGAATCGAAACGCCTTCTTCCGTTGGAGGACAGCCGATCCCGGAGGCGGTTTCGAAATCCCCGGCAGGGGCGGACGTGATCGACTATATGCCCAAAAATCTGGACACGGACCTGATTGCCGAATTCATCACGGAAGGGGGCGAGTTGATCGCCCAGGCGGAAGAGGCCCTGCTGACCCTCGAAGTCGATCCGGAGAACATGGAGGCCGTGGGCACCGTTTTCCGCGCATTTCATACGATCAAGGGTACTTCGGCTTTTCTGGAGCTGAGCCTGCTTGCCGATATGGGGCATCATGCGGAGACCCTGCTCAGCCGGGTCCGAGACAGGGAAATCCGATACGCAGGCGGATACGCCGATCTGGCGCTGCGTTCGCTCGATATGCTCAAGTCCCTCCTGCACGATGTTCAGATTGCATTGCAAGGTGCGCCGCTGCTTAAACCGGCTGGTTACGATGAATTGATGGCGATCCTGGTTGATCCGGAAAAGGCGGGCGTTTCCGATGCGGGAGATAATGACCCCTCTCCGAGAATCGGCGATCTGTTGGTCGGTCAGGGGAAGGTGGATCGCAGGACGGTGGAGGAAATTGCGGCATCGCAGAAAGATACCCCGATTGCCCTGGCTCTGGTCAAGAAGAACCTCGCTACCGTCACGGATACGGCCCAGGCGCTGCGGACACAGAATAAACTGAGCGGCACCAAACAGTTTGTCGAATCCTCTGTCCGGGTCAGCACCGACAGGCTCGACCGGCTGATCGACATGGTCGGCGAATTGGTGATTGCCCATTCCATGGTGGCCCAGGATGGTGTCGTCATGCATGCGAACCACTACGATCTGCTTAAGAAAGTCAACCATGCCAGCAAGATTGTCAGAACACTCCAGGATTTGTGCATGTCCATGCGGATGATTCCGCTCAAGGCCTCTTTCCAGAAAATGGCGCGTCTGGTTCGGGATGTCGCCCGGAAGGTCGGCAAGAACGTGGTTTTTGTGACGGAAGGGGAAGATACGGAAATCGATCGCAATCTGGTCGATGTCATCAACGATCCGCTCGTTCACATGGTTCGAAATGCCGTGGATCACGGCATTGAAACTCCGGAGGTGCGTATCCGGTGCGGAAAACCCGAGCAGGGAACCGTCAAGCTTTCGGCTTACCATGCAGCCGGAAATGTCGTGGTGGAAATCGCAGACGACGGGAAAGGACTCGATAAGGCAGCCATTTTGAAAAAAGCCATCGAGCGGGGCATGATCTCCGAAAATGCCGTACTGAGTGATCGGGAAATCTATAACCTGGTTCTGGAGCCGGGATTCTCGACTGCCGAAGTGGTGACCGATGTTTCCGGCCGGGGTGTCGGGATGGATGTTGTCAAAAAGAACATCGAATCCTTGCGCGGGCAGGTGGAAATCTCATCCGATCCCGGTAAAGGCAGTGTTTTCCGGATGAAATTGCCGCTGACTCTTGCCATCATCGACGGTATGGTGGTCCGTGCGGGCCGCGAGACCTATGTGATTCCGACCGGTTCGATCGTTCGCTCCATCAAGCCCGATTCGTCAGACATATCGACCGTCTTGAAGCAAGGCAGTGTGCTCAAGCTGCAGGAGCAGCTCATCCCCCTGTTCTGGCTGAAGGAACTGTACCGGATTCCGGGAGAATCCGATCCGGAGGATGCGCTGATCGTCGTGGTGGAAGACGAGAACCAGCAGGTAGGCTTTGTCATCGATGAGCTGGTGGGAAGACAACAGGTGGTGATCAAAAGCCTTGGTGAGGCCATGCAGCAGATACCCGGAATATCCGGAGGGGCGATCATGCCCGACGGAAGGGTCGGTCTGATTCTCGATGTGGCAGGGTTGATCAAGCTTGCGGTCAGTGATCGGGGGGATACTGGATGGAAAGAGCGCAATACGGTATCGGTTCCGATGAACTGACCGAGCAGCAGTTTCGGATGGTCAGCGAGATCGTTTACCGGTTCTGCGGCATTCATCTCAAGGAAGGCAAGGAATCCCTGGTGCGGGCAAGGCTCATGAAACGGTTGCGCGCATTGGGGATAAGCTCGTTCGAGACTTATCTGCAGTTGATCGAAGGCCCTTCCGGCCAGGATGAACTTCGTCAAATGATTGACGTGATGACCACCAACAAGACGAGTTTTTTCCGGGAGTCGGCCCATTTCGATTTTCTGGTGGAACACGTGTTGCCGGACTTGCGGAAGGAAAGCCTTCGGTTCTGGAGCGCCGCCTGCTCGACCGGTGAAGAGCCCTACACGCTTGCCATGATCCTTCTTGAACACTTGCCCGGATGCTCGACAAAAGACGTCAAGATTCTGGCCACCGATATTTCAAGGCCGGTGATGGCCAA from Desulfatirhabdium butyrativorans DSM 18734 includes these protein-coding regions:
- the flgA gene encoding flagellar basal body P-ring formation chaperone FlgA, which translates into the protein MKWPNHSFRYDFVWMLPVVFLMVCAVGPVLAGDISISAAKNVVVNQSSITLGDIASVVGDDADLVHQIQQIPLGNAPALGFVRNMEKSYIDIRLRQTRIDPNRIALLLPDTIEITRNSFEVPRSEIERIALQYLQPRLPYDRNKTHVAFSGTAEKVLLSDADFTTQVSLPGRSDMLGSVPLMMQFLVKDQVEKKIWVTASVSVESQVVVAKKPINRRQIISEDMLDLVVGDLAKLPSNALKDMDDVVGKRALRLINTNEVLRIDLVEMPPVVKRNDIVTLLAEKGMLRITAKGEVRENGRRGERIRVINLDSNKEIYARVIDANTVRVEF
- a CDS encoding flagellar basal body L-ring protein FlgH, with amino-acid sequence MKRLWKMRMRRDSMLLCSIVLSAVVLGGCAETRKKAHLEISSPPAYAVQPVQQQPSEDGSFWTDNAALNSMFADAKARGVGDIVTIKIVESSKASNSASTSTGKNTSLTLGIDKFLGLENGYPKTGSTFNPFSRIEGAMKNSFDGKGDTSRKGDLSAYMTAKVIDKMPNGNLVIAGSREVLINNEKQLIILTGTIRERDIAPDNVIQSTYISDAKIIYTGVGDVDDTQRQGWLARFLNVVSPF
- a CDS encoding flagellar basal body P-ring protein FlgI codes for the protein MNRSDCGSERAGRSPAIGALLMGIMLLAASVVHAARIKDIADIQGVRPNQLVGYGLVVGLNGTGDGNKTIFTVQSLVSMLEKMGVTLNANDIKVKNVAAVMVTAEMPPFARAGTQIDVVVSSIGDAKNLQGGTLIFTPLKAANGKIYAVAQGAISTGGFAASGAGGSVQKNFPTVGRVPSGATIEKEMQAHFNDRDTVRISLRNPDFTTAGRMSDAINAALLEPVAKMSDSATVDIRVPGKYLDNVSGFVTMIENIPVTPDMVSKVVVNERTGTVVIGENVRISTVAIAHGNLSISVKEDAKVSQPMPFSNGQTVVTPDTNVNVKEEKAPIFMMESGATIGDIVRALNALGVSPRDLISIFQALQASGALQAKLEIM
- a CDS encoding rod-binding protein — protein: MNPIDTLSFRSGPAYSAAVSGNSGTRRAAAASGDDPQRLDDVCKEMESLFLQQLLKEMRNTVPESGFSETGSGRKMFTEMMDEAMSKKMAEKGIGLADVLERQLRMKM
- the flgM gene encoding flagellar biosynthesis anti-sigma factor FlgM, with protein sequence MMKIVDNTTRQAQNMRMGPRDLKPVQPGSRDPQGIGALDDQGDKVMLSELAARMRGAMQTIHDMPEVREDRIAVLKSSIQNGTYRIDPETVAARIFDEAFFATA
- a CDS encoding flagellar protein FlgN, with amino-acid sequence MMSALSDAFLDLMEHFVMQYRLLADLLLQEEKAIITFSIERFNRVREEKQVQIVRIQAIDSKRRVIIRKMAAELGLPPANLTLEKMASKLDQPVADRLRCLSADLKTVLDVVAERNARNNNLIGHSLSLIRSSIDFLTHLMIPAPVYGRNGGVVPSMGSGLRFRSAA
- a CDS encoding chemotaxis protein CheA; the protein is METILRFLDQILDDLDTVSFSDTDGWQRIRDGLDAVGDQVPVSLSGLQPLCRAMVRLCTAIGQGGIGNAFAAVSALAAGIHVLKTSWNNEQIESGEVDGALQGLLSVLEGSTEAHADSEELVTSPKTITTLDDAAVQLIQIDMADRSALANWMRDVEAIFHETSFHPGVAKRLSSVLLEATRLVEDHAANWEEGMRRIGTWLEEAVQIEDTGIETPSSVGGQPIPEAVSKSPAGADVIDYMPKNLDTDLIAEFITEGGELIAQAEEALLTLEVDPENMEAVGTVFRAFHTIKGTSAFLELSLLADMGHHAETLLSRVRDREIRYAGGYADLALRSLDMLKSLLHDVQIALQGAPLLKPAGYDELMAILVDPEKAGVSDAGDNDPSPRIGDLLVGQGKVDRRTVEEIAASQKDTPIALALVKKNLATVTDTAQALRTQNKLSGTKQFVESSVRVSTDRLDRLIDMVGELVIAHSMVAQDGVVMHANHYDLLKKVNHASKIVRTLQDLCMSMRMIPLKASFQKMARLVRDVARKVGKNVVFVTEGEDTEIDRNLVDVINDPLVHMVRNAVDHGIETPEVRIRCGKPEQGTVKLSAYHAAGNVVVEIADDGKGLDKAAILKKAIERGMISENAVLSDREIYNLVLEPGFSTAEVVTDVSGRGVGMDVVKKNIESLRGQVEISSDPGKGSVFRMKLPLTLAIIDGMVVRAGRETYVIPTGSIVRSIKPDSSDISTVLKQGSVLKLQEQLIPLFWLKELYRIPGESDPEDALIVVVEDENQQVGFVIDELVGRQQVVIKSLGEAMQQIPGISGGAIMPDGRVGLILDVAGLIKLAVSDRGDTGWKERNTVSVPMN
- a CDS encoding CheR family methyltransferase; its protein translation is MERAQYGIGSDELTEQQFRMVSEIVYRFCGIHLKEGKESLVRARLMKRLRALGISSFETYLQLIEGPSGQDELRQMIDVMTTNKTSFFRESAHFDFLVEHVLPDLRKESLRFWSAACSTGEEPYTLAMILLEHLPGCSTKDVKILATDISRPVMAKAAAGRYGEKSVLDIPASYLQKYFSVQQSSEGRVYQIKPVVRSLARFACLNLLEPWPMKGPFQVIFCRNVMIYFDRQTQERMVQRFYDLIEPGGYLFVGHSEGLSGVRHGFTYVRPAVYRKNGVSATGWSAGRMGRRP